The Neorhizobium sp. NCHU2750 genome contains the following window.
GCACCAAAAGGCTGGTCCAAAAAGGAACCACAACCAGCGACACCAAAAGCAAACGTCGCTCAGGGCGTGTCTTGATAGCCAAGTAATAAGCGACCGGATAGGCGACCAGAAGACAGGTGAAGGCGCCAATCGGCGCAAGCAGGAGCGTATTCAAGAATGCCCCCGACCTGGATCCGAGCGCCGCAAATTGTGCAAGCGTAAATCCGGGCTGATATCCGCCTTCTGGTGCTCGTTCTCCGAATGCGAACACCAAGATCGCGATGAACGGCAGGACCAGAAACAGGAACAGCCAAAGACCAGCCGGTCCCACGAGAACGGCGGTCACAAGACGGCGCTTGGCCGTGATCGTGAAACGCATGGTGGATTTCTTCTTCAATCTATTTGCAAGTGATGACCGGAGGGCGACGAACTCATCGCTCTCCTGCCTTTTATCGAGTGGTCAAGCAGACTTGAAACGCGCCATGAGCTCAGCTCGCCCCGGATCCGTAAGCGTCACCGCTGCGCCAAACTCGAGCGGCGTCAACGCGGCCTCCTCGGGATAAACAATCTTGTTGCTGGTAATGTCCTTCGGCAACAGATCGATGACGCGGCTGTCGGTTGCCGGAGCGCCATTTGCAATATGCTCTTTGACCGCATTTTGCGGATCCATGAGATAGTTCAACAGAGCATAGCCGGCGGCCTTATTGGGCGCATCCTTCGGGATCGCATAATAGTCGGTCCAGATCTCGCCGCCGTCCTTACCTAACACATAGGCAATTTCTGGCATGTCGCGGTTGAGCTGTGCACCATCATTGGTCCAGCACATGGTCAGCCACGCGTCGGTCGAGCGCATTGATGGTTGATAGTCGGAATTGATAGCGAAGAGGTGCGGCTTGACCTTAATCAGCAGCTCTTCGGCCTTGGCCAGTTCGTCCGCTTTGATCGAGTTGAAGTCATAGCCAAGGGACACCAAGGCGCTGCCGATCGTCGTCAATTGATAGTCATGCACCATGGCTCGGCCATCCGCCTCTGTCTGGGCGATCTCAAAGAAATCCTTCCAGCTCGAAAGCTTTGTCTTGATCTTCGAGGTGTTGACCGAGAATCCGGTCGTGCCCCAATTTTTCGGAACGGCATAGGTCTTGCCGTCGATCTGGCCTTCTTTGGTAAAGCGCGGGTTTTCCGTCGTCTGACTGAAATTCGCCAGCTTTTTAAGATCGAGTTCGTCGATCAGTCCAAGCTTGTGATAGGTCGAGATCGTGTAATTGGTCGGCACGAAGAGCGACCAACCGGATGCGCCAGCCTGAAGCTTGGCGAGCATTTCCTCGTTCGAACCGAAGACATTGACTTCAACGGCAACACCTGTCGCCCTTTTGAAGTTCTCAAATGTTGCCGGATCGTGGTAGTTGGGCCAGGTCGCAATCGACATCTGGCTGCCGAGATCGTCTGCGGCCATGGCCGGTGTCGATAGCGCGCCGGGAAAACGTGTCATGACGGCGCTGGCAAGCCCAAGCCCGGTCACGCCCAAAAAATACCGACGGCTAACCGAACCGCGCTTGAGGCGCATAAATTCATCCATAAAGCCTTCAGCGGAGATCGGCAGATTATCCTTGTAGTCTTTGCTCATGATGCTGTTCCCTTGTTTTGGTTTATGCATTCGATGCTGAAAAGACGTGTAATGTGGCCGGGTCGAAGCCTAAAAAGACTTCTTCGCCCGGCGCGACCAGATCATGATCGTTAAGACCGTGTCTGTCCGCCGTGATGAAGAAATCACCAAGTCCGGCTACGGTTACCGCATACTCCGCCGATGAGCCGAGGAAGATCCGATGAGTGACCAGTCCCTTAAATGAGGCCAGGTCCGTCGACTTGGCACGGCTCATGCGGATGGCCTCTGGCCGAAGCGCCGCAATCGCTGCACCCGGCGCAAGCGCCCCGCTTGAAGCGATCGCCGATCCATCGCTCAGGCGTAGTGTCTTGCCATCCGTCTCCATCATGACCGGAAACTGGTTGGTCTTGCCAACGAAGTCGGCGACAAACAGATCCTCGGGCCGATCATAGACGTCCTGCGGCGACCCGATCTGGCGAATGCGCCCGCCGCTCATGACGCAAACCAGGTCTGCCATGGACAGCGCCTCTTCCTGGTCGTGGGTGACGAGGACGAATGTAATGCCAAGCTCTCGCTGCAACGTCTGCAACTCGATTTGCATGGCCGAGCGGAGCTTCTTGTCGAGCGCTGCGAGTGGCTCATCAAGCAACAGGACGGAAGGACGGTTGACGATAGCGCGAGCAAGTGCCACCCGCTGCTGTTGGCCGCCAGACATTTCGTGAATGCGACGTCTCCCAAAGCCGCTAAGTCTCACCATGTCCAACGCCTCGCCGACACGGCGTGCAATCTCAGATGCGGCAATCTTCGGCCGCATCTGCTTCAGCCCATAGGCGACATTCTCCTCGACGTCGAAATGTGGAAACAAGGCGTAATGCTGGAAGACCATGTTGACCGGCCGCTGATAGGCGGGAACGCCGTTCATCTCCCGGCCGGCGATCAACACTGTACCCTCGCTGGGTTGTTCGAAGCCGCCGATCATCCTCAAGCACGTTGTCTTGCCGCAGCCGGACGGTCCGAGCAACGCCAAAAAGGCGCCCTTCGGCACATTCAAATTTATATCGCCTACAGCAGTCACCTGACCATAGGCCTTGGTCACTGAACGAAATTCGATGTCGTTCGTCGAAGCGGATGCCACGTCTGTTCCCTGCGGTTGGTCTGGGTGCGGCAGTCTCTGCTGCCTTTGCCACCGTCTGTTGATGAAACACTAAGTCTGACCCCATCAGCCGGTATATACCCCG
Protein-coding sequences here:
- a CDS encoding spermidine/putrescine ABC transporter substrate-binding protein, which gives rise to MSKDYKDNLPISAEGFMDEFMRLKRGSVSRRYFLGVTGLGLASAVMTRFPGALSTPAMAADDLGSQMSIATWPNYHDPATFENFKRATGVAVEVNVFGSNEEMLAKLQAGASGWSLFVPTNYTISTYHKLGLIDELDLKKLANFSQTTENPRFTKEGQIDGKTYAVPKNWGTTGFSVNTSKIKTKLSSWKDFFEIAQTEADGRAMVHDYQLTTIGSALVSLGYDFNSIKADELAKAEELLIKVKPHLFAINSDYQPSMRSTDAWLTMCWTNDGAQLNRDMPEIAYVLGKDGGEIWTDYYAIPKDAPNKAAGYALLNYLMDPQNAVKEHIANGAPATDSRVIDLLPKDITSNKIVYPEEAALTPLEFGAAVTLTDPGRAELMARFKSA
- a CDS encoding ABC transporter ATP-binding protein, whose product is MASASTNDIEFRSVTKAYGQVTAVGDINLNVPKGAFLALLGPSGCGKTTCLRMIGGFEQPSEGTVLIAGREMNGVPAYQRPVNMVFQHYALFPHFDVEENVAYGLKQMRPKIAASEIARRVGEALDMVRLSGFGRRRIHEMSGGQQQRVALARAIVNRPSVLLLDEPLAALDKKLRSAMQIELQTLQRELGITFVLVTHDQEEALSMADLVCVMSGGRIRQIGSPQDVYDRPEDLFVADFVGKTNQFPVMMETDGKTLRLSDGSAIASSGALAPGAAIAALRPEAIRMSRAKSTDLASFKGLVTHRIFLGSSAEYAVTVAGLGDFFITADRHGLNDHDLVAPGEEVFLGFDPATLHVFSASNA